Below is a window of Oryza brachyantha chromosome 10, ObraRS2, whole genome shotgun sequence DNA.
TTTTCTTATTGTTGATAGTTGGAATTCACCATGACATTAAAGCTTTGGCAAAAAGTTTAGTCAAtggcttttttaccatccttaaaaagtatctagagataccaaaaaatttagtgcaaaattttggtacttaaGTTACATTGTATTTgaatgtattaaatttttacattgaaaaatatgataacttgaggtattttttaaaagatgtAAAAAAAGCTCTTCAGttaaacaacaaaaaaggGTACCGATGGAAAACTAACGAGTGTGAGGAAACCTATCTGATGTGTAAAGTAGACACTTTCTTTTCTAACCGTGACTTAATCCTCTTTCCATGTTATGAGTCAGTTTCAACCAGCGTCCATGGACGGATGTTGAACTAAATCTGTAACCATGTGCCACCAGCTGCAGAAACTTATTTACCATGCAGCTGACTCTTTTAATTTACAGAAACACAAGATTATCAGTCCTCTGTGGTTCCTATATGCTCATATTTTAATGCATATTTTAATGCAGAATTTTAGCAACAATATGTAGTCATATTGTGGATTCTCTGGGCCTGGCAGTTTTAGATGCTCAGTTTTATTTACATGGTGCTCCCTGTTGCAACAATCATTATTTTCAATACATAACACCTATTAATCTGGCTCCATTAGGTTCATATGAAATTCCATAGAGAACCAAGTCGTCTTATGCTAACTGTTGGCATCATGCCTTGGACTTTGAGCATACCATAACATTCAGAAACTTTGTtttgtcaagaaaaaaaaatgcttttcATTGTTCAATTGTATATGTTCAATGTACATATACCATATCAACATGGTATGGAGTATGCTTCAGATAACAGAACTGGGTGTATCATCTAAAATTCTGAAATTACACGCTGGAGATATTTGAACGTTTTTGTATAGCTGATGAAACCCATAAACCAAAAATCAAAGCCATCAACAGTAACTACATCAATATACTTCTCGTCAGGGTTGTACAAATTCTCTCTCACTGCAGCACTCTTTAGCCTCTTTGCTGGGATCAAGACCTGTGGAAGGCAAAAGAGTTTCTGTCAGCTTTGAGTTCAGGTGCAAGTCCAAATATTTCTGAACCAGacatttttatctaaaaacttCATCTGTGTTGTTAAATTCTGCATTGTTTTACCTTGTAGGGAACCCTTGTGATGCCTCCTTTTGGTGATGTTAAATCCAAAGGCCTATCGCTGTGGAAGCCAATCTTTTCAGAGGAGATGAAAAGCATTCCAGCTATTGGGCCAGCTGTGGTTGACAGATAACACTGGAAAGCCTTCAGTAGCTTCTCATCTTCGCCGACTTGAAAGTATTGCCTGAAGACCTTGTCGATGCTACCAGCTTGGAGAACCTTTGCACCGAGACTCAGCTTCCCCTTGAGCGTGTCAGAGATATTTGGTCCCAGAGTTACTGCAAGGTCAAAAGCAAGGCTTGGAAATGAGATTATTATTGCCTGATCCATGTATACACAGATCTCTAGTTGGTACAAGTATATCTAATACTCACTGTGTTCTTTGAAACCCTGCACATAGCTATCTGTCTTTTGGCTCAGTTTGCTCACCCGATAAATGATGGAATGTTTCTTGCCTGCACAATGAGAAGGACACAAAATGAGCATTGACATACTTaggagatttgcttcagttcaacaaaaaataccttaaggtactgGTACCTTGCGGTATCAAATCGTGTCTGATCGTTAAATCTAATAGTGCACATcatactcagctagatctaatgataggaaacgatttggtacctcgaggtactttttattggcCCAGAACAAATCTTCATACTCAGAGTATAGCTgctggaggaaaaaaaaaagagaaatcagAAATTTTACTGAGGGCATGGGGTTATTACCTTTCTTATGAACCAAACAAGACCGGGATGTTTTCGCTTGCGTTTTCTCATCAGCATATGCAAAGGATGTCAGAGGAATTCCAGTGACATGCTCCTGGCTGAAACCCTCCATCCTCTGGGAAGCTAGCTCTCTCTGCCTCTGCCTGTGCAGTGCACTGTGAGTTTTGAGATTTTCTTTCCTTGTGAGAAGCTGGCTCCCTGCTCCAGGCCATACATATgtttggttatatatatatatataaggtgaAGCTGCCTAAAAGGTAGGCTCTTGCTAGCTTTATTCCATGGAACAAAGTGGTGCAACTGAATCACCATCGCTTTATTATGCTGCATACTCACCATCGCCTCATCAGGATCAAAAGCAAGCAAACCTTCCTTGACTAAAGCAATGGACATGGGAGCAACTCCCTGAGCTTTCAGCCCAGCTAATTAATGAGGAGGCATCGATGCTTTCCTTTTGAGATGAACTTTCTCTTGCTGTACCGTTTTATCCCTGATAGGAGGTTGATGAGGTGGTTaatagagatttgcttcaatccaacaaaaaataacaaaaagtaactcgagataccggtaccgaatcgtttctaatcgttggatctaatagtGTACATCCTACACAcagttagatccaatggtgggaaacaatttggtacctcgaggtaccgatatcttgaggtactttttgttggaccggggCAAATCTTTAGTTGATAACATGTTTACTGTTAGCTTTGTAAGTTGTTGTTGATAGGAGGACAGTGTTGGCTTTCTGTTTGTGATGAACTATTAGGCGCAAACTgcttctatgttttttttttcttcagtacAGGCGGTGGGCTAGGACGAATGGacagtgaaaaaaaacacgtttattttttgttcaaaCTTTGGACCAAACTACCAGTACATATTTGGTCTGTTTTCCACTTACATTGGGGTCACGTTTTTGTGAAGAATTGTTGTTCAGAATGCAGCCACGCAGGATGCTCGACCAAACTAGAATGCCCACTATGCCAAGTTTGCATGACAAGATCGATGCCTCTTGGCTACTGTATAGTGGTTCAAGATTTGATGGATCTGGATGTGAATTGCAGAATATAGCCAGTATAGTGAGTGAAGCTAAATTACAGATAATGCAATCAGGTTCAGAAAACAAATTCTTCAATGTGTTTCAATCCTGCTAATGAAGAGGTAAGTAAGATTCTGAAACATAACCGCTGAACACCTCTGATCACTTTCCAATGGCAATGACGACATACTTTTAAGTTACTAATAAACCTTAATAGTTAATACTATATTGATCAATACAAAAGAGCTAGAAAAATACTACTCTGCTGACCCTTTcggctttttatttttcaggtaaGCAGAAAATTGAAGAGAGCAAAAAGGAGAAAGGCAGGCAGGTTGTTGGTGAAGGGCTTAAGGCTCAAGATCTTCCTTTTGTTGTGGCACCACATTGGCTGTGTCACTTTTGGTTATACCTGGGACACACCCTTGAGCTGGGGATCATTTAGAatctaaaagaaaactaataaATTATCCTTCCATTGACAGATTCAGAGTTCAAGAACATGGTGGCCCAGGTGATGGCTGGGCCCTCTGATGTGTGATGAGACTAATCTGATGTGTAAAACTGCTTACTTTCCGCTAATTATGACTTAATTTAAGGGCTTCATAATTACGCATTTTTTAAACGCTTGCTTGTACTCAACATGTTAATGACAAGTGTTGGCTTGACAGACGTGGAGCTTATGCATAACCTCGTCAGAATTGAGACCCTGCTGGCATGTTCAGCAAAGCGATTGGTATGAGCTGTTCTTGAGACATCATCCCAGGTCttagttttatgtttggtaATTGAGGCATTATTATATGGATATTAGATCTGCACTTTGACACCTTTTTCAGTTGAACTTTAGCCTATATCAACATACAGTTACCAAACatagaaaattaatatttttacaagGCAAATAATTCTTCTTTGCAACGTGAAAACAACTTAAAACAATCTTAAAAGCTTACtttgtcttaaaaaaacaatcttaaaaagcaatatttttggataaaaaaattcgtgtAACCAATGTCGCTAACACTTTCCTGAGAGTGTATAATGGGATCGACACACACTTCACAAACCACACTCGGTCCATCTGTCATTTACACATGTTTAGTAACCGGCGTAGAAAACGTAGTAGGAGATTAACATAacattaattgattattagttataaaattttaaaaatagattgatataatttttaaagtaacttttctatagaaaattttcactcCATTTAGCAATTTGGGATGTGTGTATAAAGAACGAGGTAATCTGGCTTATTAAGTCAagcaaacgaacgcggccttataGCTGTTGGCACAACTTTACACCATTCAATATACAATTTCTCCACCTACTTCATCATCACAATCTCCGctcatttaattatgttttccTAATAATTGTGTAAAACTTCttactatattttaggataaagcGAGtagtttttccttttcatgaTTTTAGATTAGATGAATTCAACTCTCTTTGATAAGGCGTCGTCATGCATCTCTACACAGTTGGGCCATTAATTGGGCCTCAAATGACAGCCCAGCTCAAGCTCAACCATGCCGCTGGGCCTAACGGGCCGAGCCCTCGGCCCATTTGATCGTGGAGCCCGCGTGAGAAATTCCGCTGCCTCGCCTCGTCCCACCGTGACGTCACCGCACGCACTctcgctgctgctcctcgcgacgcggacgcggacgcgcggcgagcaccaccaccgccccccatgttcgccggcggcgcggacggcggcaacggccacCTTCTTCCGCGGCCGCgcagggcgcggcgcggcggaatGGGGTCTCCCACGGGGCAGGCGGCCTCGgtgcccacgccgccgccctgcacCGACTACGACATGGCCTACTTCAAGGCGTACTCCCACATCGGCGTCCACGAGGAGATGCTCAAGGTCTGTGGCGCCCCCGCCTGCCCTGTGTTCTTCGTGCTGGAGAGATgggtggggaggggggagggctCTGCGCGTGGTGGCGGATGCGTAGGTGGGTTAGGGTTTTATTTCAGTGACGCGCGTGCGGCGATCTGGGGATCGAATTCGTGGGATCGTGGTCGTTGAACAAATGGGGGTGCGTCCAGGGCTCCTCGTTGTTGTTCTATGTGCGAAGAAGGATGCTGCATGGCGAAGCTAGTGTTTACATTGGTTTAATCAGCATATAAACCTGCATGGATGGAGCTGTTTAGTCTCAAATCTATAGCATAGATCGTGCCATTGGATGAAAAATTTGAGTAATTTCCGTTTCCTTGTCGGCGACCATATGTATTTGGGAATTGGGATTGAATGTAGCTAAAGTTTGTTTAGCTGGTAAAGGAAATTATGGCCACTAAATTTGGGAATGATGGGGCCCATGTGTTTTCATTAATCAGATGGTAAATGGAAAACCGTCCCTAAATGTATCCCCTATTCATTGTTGAGGTACTATCACTGAGACACTGACTCACTGTTGCCAAGTGCTTATGTTAAGGTGCTATGTTGTTTGTCACAACTCATAGCCGTCGAGATTTGGAGATACTGGTAACTGACCATCTTTTCAAGTGTAGGATTACAACCTCGGATGTATCAATTGAAAATAAACCTCTGGCATCAAGTGCTATCAATTGAATCTTATTCTTACCTTTCCTTTTaaaaccctttttttttttgaatgagacCTCTTTGTGCATTCATCAATAATTGTACTGGTATTTATCTTTGTTGTTTATGATGAGAAAGTCATTTCCTTTCTATGggtgtttcttttcttccccctttttaaaaataaagagaaggATCATGTCACTGATATTTATGCTGCTGACTGCAGGACCATGTGAGAACCAGTACTTACAGAAATGCTATCATGCATCACCAGGATTTAATTTCAGGAaaagtaataataatttaccATTTCCTGTATTTTAAGGAATATATGATATTCTTGGCAAGATGCCATATTGGATACTATTTTCTGTTCTACTCACTTGCTcttgtgtttttttgaaaTGGTAATTTTCAGGTTGTGTTGGATGTGGGCTGTGGCACTGGTGTGCTTTCTATATTCTGTGCTTTTGCTGGTGCCACTCGGGTAACTTCAGTAGTTAATTATTAGCTGTGCACTTTATGTTTTGCCAATGACATTACAATTTAGaacttttactttttttttagtatCCCTCTCCCATACACGTGCATACACTTCTAACATTTTCTCCCCTTGAAGTTCAGAAAATTGAAGTGGTGTCTCTTGATGTTTACCAAATACTAGCAAAATCCACATATACCCTTTTCTATGCATCAAATTGTATTTTGCAATTAAGCATTTTACAGTTTTAAAAGGCATGCAAGTGCACAGCCCTGCGCAGACATGTAGTGTGTTGTACTTTATAAAGCTATGAGTTCCTTTTGCATTTTCTCAAAGGCTGCAAATTGTTCTTCGGCAATTTTCATTTGGTGCTTTATTTCATGACATAGATGAAAGAAATACtgttttggtttatataaTTCATCTCCTTGAATGAGTTTATGTTTTTTCCACTTTTCAGGTCTATGCAGTTGATGCAAGTGATATTTCCTTACAGGTTGATCCTTCCAACACCCTCTTATCCTTTTGTTGGCTTAGTTTTCTAAACTATAGTTGTATTTATCAATCATAAGCTAATACCAAACTGCAAGAATTATGTAGTGCCACAAAAATCAGTAAACCATACCAAGAGAAACATTGCTTTATATTATGTCAGTATTCCGTCTACTCTATGCCTCTATTATATGTATGTTCTTGACATGCTTTTGCAGTTATgccaatatattatataatattattttctatattttattattacctTCTACAAATTGTAATGTTTATTCTGATTACATTTGTAATCCGAAAATGTTTAGGCTATGGAAATTGTGAGAGAAAATGAGTTGTCTGACAAAGTCATCGTTATGCATGGCCGAATTGAGGTGTGTTTCTATTTAATCTTTACCATTTCCCACAATTTGCATTTACTGAAAGCTTTTTCATACTTCCGTGTGAGGTTGTAACATTTTCTGGCTTCTTAGAGCATATCCTTTTTTACCATCATCCCTAAAGTTCTATCTTTACTGTGATTCTGTTTCTATACTTATAATTCTACTTTGAGATCCTCCTTGTGTTATGCCATATTATTATATTGGAATAATTGAAAATTCAGGATGTCGAAATTGAAGAAAAAGTTGATGTCATCATATCTGAATGGATGGGCTATATGCTTCTATATGAGGTATCTATAAATTCTATGTTTATGGCTTATTCCAGACATCATTATACATATGTGTTATCTGTGGAATTGAAATTAGTCATGCTGCTGGTAGAGTATGCTGGGGAGTGTAATCTTTGCGAGAGATAAATGGCTTAAACCAGGGGGTCTTATTCTTCCGTCACATGCATCGGTAAGATTTTCAGAGAATTATCATGCCGGAATTAACTAGTTGAGAGTTGAGATAGTTAATGGAAATTGTCAGGCTGACATCCAAGAATAATTTTGTGTTGCAGCTTTACTTGGCACCTATTACAAATTCTCAGAGATATCAGGATAGTGTTTACTTCTGGCAAGACGTGTATGGTATAAAAAGTGAGTTGCATTACCCCATAATCCATATTGGAGTGCATGCTCTTGTTCTGATTAATCTATAATCTGAATATGAGGATGTTTAGTTATTTATTCATGATATGCATAATAGCTCCCACTGGAGATAGGTTGACAAGGAAGCTCACAACTGTTTCTCATTCTCGGAGTAATTTTTAGTGTTTTCTTTGCTTGACTTCAGTGTCTTCTATGATCCCTCTTGCAAAACAATGTGCATTCATGGAGCCATCTGTTGAGACAATTAGTGGAGAGAATGTCCTGACGTGGCCAACAGTGGTGAGGTTCTAACTGTTTGTTCTTGGTGAACTATTTTCGTCTTCTTGACATGCATTTTATGTGCATACCCACTCTCAGGCCTCAATATATAGTCCATGTTTGTGTCTCTCTTGCTGTTTTATCTTGAGTTTTGCCTTCAGTACAACTTACTTGAGTTTCTGGAGCAGGTGGCACAGGTGGATTGTTATACCATACAAGCTCTGGAACTTGAAACTATTACTGCTACATTTAAATATACATCAATGTTGCAAGGTAACTTGTCCTGATTCCTTTTTCCATGTGCATTTGGTGTATATggcaaacaaaaaagagatGATTCTGTCTACTTGTTTTCACCACAGCTGGTTTTTCCTGATTTATATCCTGTTTGTGATGGCTTAAGATCGCCCTCTGTAGTGCTACTTCTTTGTTGTTTTACTTCACTTGTCTGGGAAAGTGTTTCTGATCCTGCTCTCTTCTGTTTTGTACTATTATTTTAGCTCCATTGCATGGTTTTGCATTTTGGTTCGATGTTGAGTTTAACGGACCAGTGCGCCAGAAATCCAAGAAGCAAGCGAACCAATCCTTGGATGCACAAAATGCCACCCCAagcaataaaaagaaaaaggcagaTGTCTCTATTGTTCTGTCAACTGCACCTGAGGATGCACCCACTCACTGGCAGCAGGTGATTACTTGTGTCCTGttggttttcatttttgttcagGTATATTGAAATTCCTATTATCTTAAAATCCACAATAATGATAAAGTATTCTCTCTTTCAGACCCTACTGTACTTATTTGAACCTATCGAGTTAAAGAAAGATCAGAATATTGAGGGCTCTGTCACCATATCTCAGAGCCAGCAACATGCTCGGTTCCTAAATATCTGCCTGAAATATTTGTAAGTCTGATTACCCCAGTGCCGTTTCCCTTTTTGCTGTTATCTTCTGCTAATACTCGCCCTTGATATACTTCTGGATCCCACACGTATTTGCAGTACTGGAGACCAATGGTATGTTAAAGAATCCGTGATGAAATAATACGGGGGTTTACTTCAAGACTGAATTGTACAGGGTGCGTTTTTGCTGTTCTTGTGCATGCTGAAGCTTGCAATTTTGGAGCATTCTTGACCAGAGAGTGACATGCTGACATCCTGATGGTAAATTGATCAAACATGCAGTGTCTTTTGGGTCCTAGTTGGAGGGCTGGAATTTTGTAGGAAACAAACTACTCTAAAATTCTTACAGAAATCGTTTAGTTGCTATCAAGCTTAGTTTATGCCCCctcttttttccttgaaaaaatGACGGACTTGATTAGCTAACAGTAGGTTTTCCTGTTAAGCATGGCTTATCTCATTTTGATGACCCTTTCAATCTTTTTAGATTAGATTGCTACTTAGATTGTTCCATTCTTTGTATGAACAATTGCCAACATTCATACCGCCTTTGAGAGGCTATAACATCAGACGGCGTGATTTTCCATATGAGCGTCTTTATCGtattgcatgctattgtttgtACTCGCTGCCTCGAGttagagcaagactaataatatagccaacacgTTGGCTATAATATTATTTGTAGTCTTCTCTTATCCCATTGATATATTAGTCaactcttcatcattaatacgTGACTCACATGTCTTTCACACAtattttcttggttcttgtgtctgAACTGGCTATAAACTTACATAATgtttctctcctcctctcttcttcacataagcatttagtcAGCTTACAGCCCGCTATTATAATTGCTCTTACCTGTGAGTGCAGGAATGAAAATGGTGTCAGAAgggggggtgattgtttggtttttttttcatggaaaaagctaaacgttatatttgcaaacgaaaaataatttataaataaaaaattatatacgcGCTCAATGATCTAGATAAAGGCttaaaactttggtgaaaaaatcttaaaattaactctaaacttaaggttaaaaattcaaactttggtttataagcgTAAACAGAAGTGAAAGGATGGTGGGAATTTCCATCTTACTAagcttcatttttaaaaagtgtATCTTCGTTGACCGATTCTGATCCTAACCATATATAAGAttgaattttctattttcttttagcGTCCTATTATAATTGGCACTAAGTTGGACTTAAGTAGAGAGAGTCACTTGTTTTTCATATGCATACTTAATTGCTAgtggtgtatatttttttgggaaaaaagtTGTACaggaaagttactttaaaaattcatattaatttatttttcaagtttgaaataattaatacgaGCAATTGACTATCAGCTAAGGGCTTACCCTTTTACatatcttcttcctctttcccCCTCCTATCAAACGCACCCTAACTAATTAAAATGATGAATGTGAAAAATTCTGACCAGTTCAAATTTGTTTCCAAAGAAATGATGATgttttatccttttttttttgcacctGTAAACTGAAAACACCTGTAATGACCAATTTTACCGGCAAAATAAAATACCCTGCATGCCAATCCGTTTGGGTGAAGAAGGGCTATAGCCATGATTCCAGCAACAAAGATTTAACACCGATACCGATTCATCACAATGACAGCTAGGTGCACAACTATGCACTCAAATTTTAGATCAAAACATCAAACTAGAGCTAAAGCATGcgacaaatgaaaaaaaaatctgatcaaAACGGTGGAAAATCCCCTCTACACATTCATAGACAGTTCAGCATCGAAAGTTCAGACCTCATCCTTGCAGCTGCAAAATTATACGTATCAATGAAAAATCCAGTACTCTTTTCTCTCCGCTACGAAAAGACACCAAATCCGATTAACAAG
It encodes the following:
- the LOC102705377 gene encoding putative GEM-like protein 8, translating into MEGFSQEHVTGIPLTSFAYADEKTQAKTSRSCLVHKKGKKHSIIYRVSKLSQKTDSYVQGFKEHITLGPNISDTLKGKLSLGAKVLQAGSIDKVFRQYFQVGEDEKLLKAFQCYLSTTAGPIAGMLFISSEKIGFHSDRPLDLTSPKGGITRVPYKVLIPAKRLKSAAVRENLYNPDEKYIDVVTVDGFDFWFMGFISYTKTFKYLQRVISEF
- the LOC102700274 gene encoding probable protein arginine N-methyltransferase 6.2 produces the protein MFAGGADGGNGHLLPRPRRARRGGMGSPTGQAASVPTPPPCTDYDMAYFKAYSHIGVHEEMLKDHVRTSTYRNAIMHHQDLISGKVVLDVGCGTGVLSIFCAFAGATRVYAVDASDISLQAMEIVRENELSDKVIVMHGRIEDVEIEEKVDVIISEWMGYMLLYESMLGSVIFARDKWLKPGGLILPSHASLYLAPITNSQRYQDSVYFWQDVYGIKMSSMIPLAKQCAFMEPSVETISGENVLTWPTVVAQVDCYTIQALELETITATFKYTSMLQAPLHGFAFWFDVEFNGPVRQKSKKQANQSLDAQNATPSNKKKKADVSIVLSTAPEDAPTHWQQTLLYLFEPIELKKDQNIEGSVTISQSQQHARFLNICLKYFTGDQWYVKESVMK